The genomic window AAAAACGGTAGCGGTTATTGGTGGCGGTATCGGCGGTTTAATGTCCGCTATGGAATTGCAAAAACAAGGGTATAAAGTAACTATTTTTGAGGAAACCGTAAGACACGGTGGGAAAATAGAAGGTGGCGCTCTTGCCGGTCATGAAATAAATCTGGGTGCGGAATTTATAGATAGTGATTCTAGGGTAATGGAACTAGCGAAACAGCTTAACGTAAAGCTAGTTAAAGCTGAGGACATGCAAGCAGAAAATTTTCAGCGCTCTGATGGAACTTTAATAAAAGGTGAAGAATTTCATAAAGCGATAGAACCGTTAAAAGAATTAATGATAAGAGATCAGAAAAAGCTAGCGGATAGTAAAGGGCAGCCAACTGATAAGGCCATAGAATTAGATTTGCAATCAATGCCGGAATATTTACACTCACTTAATAAGGAATTAAAAGCTAGTGGTAAAGAAGGGGTGAGTCCAGAGATATTAAAGATGGTTTCTGGTGCGTTCGCCTCTGAATTCGGACAAGACCCTAAAAATGTATCAGCCCTACAAATGTTAAAGGAATCTAGTACAGAATATGATAGTCTTCTTAAAAGTGATGCTGGTTGGCGGGTCGCAGGCGGAACTCATAAATTAATAGAGGCGATGAGGCAGCACTTGGCAGAAAATGGCGCGGAGTTTCACACTGGTACGAAATTAGAAGCTCTCGCTAAAAATGATAATAATAAATTCAATCTTAAACTATCAGGAGAAAATACTGATAATCTGAATACAGAATTTGACAGAGTATCACTTGCTGTGCCCGCTCACGCTTTAGCTAAAATAAGTGGACTTGAGGAAGTTGGTATGAACTCTAAAACTAAGCAATTTCTGAGTGAATTACAAACTACCCATAGTTCTAAGATATTTATAAAAACTAAAGATGGTGCCGATTTGCCTAAAATTAATATATTTGGTGACAAATGGCAGGCATGGGATGGGCAAGAAAATGTTGTTACTTTTCTTGTTGGTGGCAAAGAATTAAATGATATGGGACAAGAAAATCTTACTAAGTTATTGATGACTAAATACGCGGCGGCTCTTGGTAAAAAACCTAACGATATATTTGAGCTTGATGGTAAATCTATGCCTAAAGAAATGGTGTTTGGTGCTCCCGATACCACACGACCATGCTATCCGTCCCCTAGTGTTGGTCAGTCCACAAAAGCTTCAGTAATAAACTCCACAATAGAACATATGGCAAAGAACGGTATAGCCATATCCGGTAACTTTGTTCCTGACAAATATGGTTCAGTTGGGTTTATGGAAAACGCCGTGGAATCCGCGCATAATTCAG from Rickettsiales bacterium includes these protein-coding regions:
- a CDS encoding FAD-dependent oxidoreductase; this encodes MSDESKKTVAVIGGGIGGLMSAMELQKQGYKVTIFEETVRHGGKIEGGALAGHEINLGAEFIDSDSRVMELAKQLNVKLVKAEDMQAENFQRSDGTLIKGEEFHKAIEPLKELMIRDQKKLADSKGQPTDKAIELDLQSMPEYLHSLNKELKASGKEGVSPEILKMVSGAFASEFGQDPKNVSALQMLKESSTEYDSLLKSDAGWRVAGGTHKLIEAMRQHLAENGAEFHTGTKLEALAKNDNNKFNLKLSGENTDNLNTEFDRVSLAVPAHALAKISGLEEVGMNSKTKQFLSELQTTHSSKIFIKTKDGADLPKINIFGDKWQAWDGQENVVTFLVGGKELNDMGQENLTKLLMTKYAAALGKKPNDIFELDGKSMPKEMVFGAPDTTRPCYPSPSVGQSTKASVINSTIEHMAKNGIAISGNFVPDKYGSVGFMENAVESAHNSAKLMKENESLIDRTINSIANLAISATKSTSNILPHKINNGNDRGGGIAM